GCCTCGCGTTCGCGACTGATGTTCTCGCTACGTGACAGCAGAAAGTCGAACATCTCGAGATAACGCCCCGGAGTCGACTTCTCTTGGCTGTATCCGTTGTTGTACACATTGCCGTACCCGTAACTGTGATTGCGTTTCTCTTGAATCCGCAACACCCCTTCCACCGAGCCCATTTCATTCGCGAGCTGCAGCTTTCCTTCGTTCCATTTCAACTGGTAGAACTGGTTGTCGATCAGCGCGTATTGCTTCTCGACATCTTTCGCATCCAGTCCCGAAACCGCCAGTTCGAGCTCACTCAAACGACCGTCGTTTCCCACCAACTTTTCAATGGTTAACTGCGGTCCCGCAAACGGAATCTTCAATCGTGTTGCCAGTTCGCGGTTGGAAAAGGGGGGAATGTCGACTTTGAAATTCGCCTCGGCGCCATTGTTGATGATTCCCTTGACCTGCTCGTGTTCATTGCACGTCGAATAGAGCGCACCGGACGCATTGTGGCGGATGTCATAGTCCGCACCATTCGTCACAAACACGTTGGACCAGGTCGACACATCCATCTGACCGTTCGCCAGCGGCTTCGCGATCGCGACGGTGTGGATCGCACTGGCCTCGCCATAGCCTCGGCGTCCGACATACGAGAACAGCAGACTGAAGATCGCCACCGTTCCCAGAAGTCCCGCGTAGACAATCCGGAAATCGGACCATCGCTTGCCCAGCAGGTAGCATCCGGGAAACACCAAAGCAATATAGGCCCAGAACATCGCGTGCAGCAGGAACCAGTTGTGATCGGGCTTGGTCATCTGCTTCAGTTGCGAAAGAAACACTCCCGACTTGAATGGATCGTTCGAATCTGAGTAGCCATAGTTCTGAACCTGACGTACCTGTTCTGATTCGTCATCGCGATCGATGACATCATCGGATTTTTCGGCGTTCGAGGGCTGAATATTCTTCGGCAAATTCGCGCAGATCTGTCGCAGATCGTCGTCGCTGAACTGCGAACGATTCCGCGGCATCTTGATCACCCGCCCTGCTCCGTAGAGCTGATCATCCAACGGCGATTGCAAGACACTCATCGGACCAGTGAATTCCGGAAATTTGCCTCGCACGTCGTGCAGCAACACGACAGTCCCCCCCAGGTACAGCCAATCCAGAAAGGCCTGACGACGGGCTTCCTCCCAGCGTGGCACATGATCCAGCACGACCAGTTGCAGGGCATCCGTCGCCGTGGCAAACGGCGGAAACAAATTGTCGGGCAAATGAAATTTGAGTGCCCCGCCCCTCGCAATCACGCTGTTCGGGTCATCCAGAATGATCCGCTGATACTTGGCAATTCGCGGTGTCGGCAGATCGAAACTTCCACCGCGATAACTGAGCTGCCAGCTCTCGTTCAGCAAGCCGTTGAAACTATTGTCACTCGAGATGTACGGATAGAACTGCACCCACTTCGAGGAACTCGGCGAAAGCGTGACCGTTTCCGCAATCGTCGCGTCAACATACCCGGCCCCCCCCAACGATTTCCGCAGGATGATCTCGCCCGTGAATGTCTGCGGAGTCGGATTGTTGACCAGGACCGACAACATGTTGAAGCGGTGAGGAGCGACCTTCCCGTTGAAGCCCCATTTGGGGTCTGAAACGTCAATCGCCTTGGCCGTCGCCCCCTCGATCAGGTGGGCCATCAGGACGATCAACACCGCCGTCAGAACGGATCGGCTTCGTGAACAACTTCGGCACAACTTCGCGGCTGATCGAACGATCATCTTCCCACCTTGAACTAGCGCAGTCGAGAACTTCATTCCGTCAGGCCCCGTGACGCTCGCAGCATCCACTCGCAAACGCACCAAGGCATTCCGTCTGAGACCGTTATAGAATGCCAGAGCGACGAGGAAAATGGAATCGAAGGTATTCCGAATACGATTTTCGACCAAGCAAGAATCGGAAATCTCGTCTCCAGATTCAACCGACGCCGTCCACAGGAAGGGGCAAATAAGCCTCGCGCGGGTGAGACTTCGCAGCCTGTTGAAATCGCAGGGACTGCCCCCTGGGCTTCACGGCGTTGTCACGTTCTTGAATCATCGTGGAGCGTGTCCCCGTGATCTCAAACAGGCGGCTATCAAACAGGCGGCTAACCGAGCGATGATCGGCCGGGATCATCCAGAGTCTTGGGAAGGCGAACGCGTCCTCCCGCCGAAGGTCGCTCAAGAACCAGGTCGATTGCTTCAGAAACCGGACGCGGCTTTGTCGGATCGGCCTCTAATGGGACGACGATCCGCAACGGCACAACGATGGTGAAACGGCTCCCTTTTCCGAATTCGCTTTGCAGGCCGATGCCGCCGCCGAGCAGCTTGGAAAGTTCACGCGTAATCGACAGACCGAGACCTGTCCCTTCAAACTCGCGCGTCAGTGGATCACGTTCGCCGGCCGTGGTTGATCCTTGTCGAAACTTTTCAAAGATCCGTTCCTGGTCTTCCAGCGGAATTCCAATCCCGGTGTCTTCAACGACCAGGACCAGATTGTGCTGCCGCTGCGATGCCCGCACACGAACTCGTCCGCCTTCAGGCGTGAACTTGATCGCATTCGAAAGCAGGTTATTCAAAATCTGCTGCAGTTTGCCCAAATCTTGAAAAGCGACGGGAACGTCTGGATCGACGTCCCAGCCGAGATCAATATTCTTCCGCTCGGCAAGCGGCATCATGGCGCCAACGACTCGTTCGACCAGATCGGTCACGGACATTTCGACAGGTCGCAGCTCCATTTTACCGCTCTCGATCTTTGCCAGATCCAGGACGTCGGTAATCAGACTCATTAGGGTTCGACCTGACGAACGAATGTGGGCCACGTACCGTTGCTGTTTCTCCGTCAAATTGCCGGGATTCGTCAGGAGCACGTCGCTGAAACCCAGGATGGAATTGAGCGGCGTGCGCAACTCATGACTCATCGTTGCCAGGAATTCATTCTTGAGATTGTTCAGTTCAAACAATCGCAAGTTGGCCTGGGCCAGTTCATCGACGTTTCGCTGGAATCCACGATTCAGCTTCTGCAGGTCTTCTTGCACGGTCGTGAGGTGACGCAACATGCGGTTGAAGGCTTGGCTGAGTTCCTCAAATTCATCGCCCGTACGAATGTCAGCGCGCTGGTCGAGGTCGCCTCGGGTAATCGAATCGCTCACCTCTTTCAGGTGCAGCACCGGTTTGACGATCACGTACCGCACGATCACATAGGTGGCCATCCAGGCCATCGCCGTGGTCAGGATCGCGGTCGCGAGCAAGACGGCGTTATTCCAACTGAGATCACGATTAATTTTGGCGAGGGGATACGAGATTTTGACAATCCCCAGCACATCGCCGACTTTCACGGCTTCGCCCGCTTCAAGCGCATCGCCTTTATCGGGATCGAACACGTCTCGATTGTGCTGTCGGTGGCAGACAAGACACGACTCCAATGCCAGAACCTGCGCGTAAAACCGATACTCGGGCGGATCTTTCAGCCGCATCGTCCATTCGCGTTTGCCCGCTTTGTTGTTCGGGGCCAGGATGCGAATCGCTTCATGGTCTTTTCCATCCGCGGGAAGCTTCGTGTATTCCTGCGGCGAAGTCGGTCTCTGTACGGGACGGGGAGCGTGATCCTTGGAATCCGGCTTGAGCAATGCCCAGCTTTGATTCTTTTGACTCTCGGGCTTCAAGTCCTTGAGCATCGCGGCGAACGACTTCTTGCGGTTCTCGTCAAAATTCCGCAGGAAGTATTCCGAGTGCTTCGCCATAATGGCGTTCGTCATCTGCATCCGCGCGACTTCGTCGTTCTGATCGAAGATGATCTGCTGGGTTTGTTTGGAATAAAAGTAAAAGCTGCCCGAGATCAGCAACAGCAACCCGCCGCCGAACAGCAGTCGACACTTTCGTTCCAGACTGGTTTCACCCAGCAGGCGTTTGAACGTACGGTAGGACATCGCAGATCCAGATCACGAACGAATCAGGCCATCAAATCGATAGCCACGTGCGAAGAGTTCAAGCACTGAATCAGAAGGCCGCTGACACTCTGTCAACACCCGCAACTCATGACTCTCATCCCGCATCAGCACGATGCAGCATCGGTGAAAAGGGGAAATCCCTCAAGGCGGAATCGCCTGTCGTGATTTTTCGCCCACGTCGAAATCGTCCAAAAAAAACAAAGCAGGGGCCATGACAGACCGCAGCACAAATCGCGTTGCAGAGCTGCAGGCCCCTGAATCAACCGAACTTCAATTCACTTACTTCACTTCGCCGCAATCTTCGACGATGACCTTCTTCGAGGTCTTGCCCGATTGTGATCCGACGGCTTCGATCGCTTTCACGACGTCCATCCCTTCAACGACCGAACCGAAAACGACGTGCTTGCCGTCAAGCCATGGCGTGTCTCCGGTACAGAGAAAGAACTGCGATCCATTCGTGTTTCGTCCCGCATTCGCCATGCTCAGCGTTCCAGCACCGGCATGCTTCAGCTTGAAGTTTTCATCTTGGAACTTGGCGCCGTAAATCGACTTTCCGCCACTACCATCTTGATTGGTGAAATCACCGCCCTGGCACATGAAGCCGGGGATGACGCGATGGAATGGCGAACCTTTGTAGCCGAATCCCTTTTCTCCGGTGCACAGCACTCGAAAGTTCTCAGCCGTCTTGGGCACGACGTCAGAACGCAGTTCCATGACGATTCGGCCGGCTTTTTTTCCGCCGATGGTGATATCGAAAAAGACCTTGGGCAGATCGGCGGGCTTATCAGCGGCCAAGAGCGCCGGACCGAGGGCAGCAGCAGCCAGAGACGCAGAGAGAACTTGTCGGCGTGTAAACATGGTAGGGGGTCTTCCAAGAGAACATCTAATTCCGCCAGCGTCCATCGCCAGCAGTGTTTTCGACTACCTGGAAGGCTAGCTGAAAGTGCCAACGCGTGCCATCGCCAGACACCGACATTTGCACGCAGCAGTCCCGTTCTTGACAGGGTTGGAACCGCACAACGCGACTCCAACGGCTGGATGCCATTTCTGTTTGGACATGCGGTCCCGCTCACGAATCCCATCAGGCAACGATCTCGGATTTCCCGTTGAATTCCGGCGTAACCGTTCACAGCCTGCAGAGACGGGGGCATGCACAATTTTCCGGTTCATTGGAATCCGCAGCGAATCGACCTGAGCAACCTTCCCTTTGTCGCGGGAAAATGAGCCAGTCCCGGGCCTGTGATCGGTTACAATTCCGGCCAGCAAGTTTCAGACAAATTCGCTCAAGTTGATTACGGAGATCGATGTGATCTTTTATAAGTGATCCGTCTGGCATCGTCGTCTCGACGAAACACCACCTCAGGAATCGACCATGTTCAAATGGGCTCTGATCTGCGCGGTCCTTTCAACGAGTTCTTTCGAACTTCTCGGAGCGGAAGAGGTCAAGACGCCCGTAATGTTGGGGCAGCCGGAAGCCGAACTGGCCGCCCTTTGCAAAGAGATGTACTCCGCCTTCGATGCTTACTATGACAGTGCGGACGAGATCAAGGATGAGGCGAAAAAGAAGACGTACTACAACGATCACGATCCCTCGGCGAAGTATGTCGAGAAACTGGTCGCGTTCGAACGTGCGCATCATTCCACCTATGCGGGCTTGATGGCCGTGCGTGCGCTTGTCCGACTGGGGGCGGGTGGTGGAGTGAAGGACAATCCGTGCGATCTCGGACGACGAGAGGCTTTGCGGAGGCTGCGCGACTACCGCAATGCACCTGAGTTGTTTGAAATCATTCGCAATCTGAGCTCTGGCAATTTTGAGCCAGAAATCGAACGCGCCTTGCAGGGTCTGATCCGTGCGCCGGACATCACAGAGGACAACAGAGTGCTGGCGAAACTCGCGTTCGCCAACTGGTCCTTCAGGATGCATTCCGCTCGTGTGTACGTCGAGCGGCGGCTAAAACAACTCGAACAGGGCGACGATCTCCGATATCCAGACGAGAAAACGCATCTTACCGAAGCCCTTGAATCACTGCCGACCACCGATAGGAACATCCAACGTGGGCGGGAAGCGACGGCCTTCCTGGAACAGATCGCGACATCGAATTCGAATCTGACACAACCTGGCGTCGTCAATCTCGATGAAAACTGGTACCTGATCCGCGTCGACCAGACCAAGACGAACGCGATGCCCTTGGCCAGAGATCTCGCCAGCGGAATCCTGTTCAAAGAAAACCACCTCCAGATCGGGAAGCCGGCACCTGAACTCAAGCTTCAACTTGTTTCCGGCGAAGACTGGTCATTGGCGGATCAACGCGGCAAAACGGTGATCATTCAGTTTTCATTCAAAGGGTGTGGCCCATGTGAAGAGATGTACCCCACGCTCAGTTCGCTCGCCGACGAACACAAAGGCAAACTTGTGGTCGTCAGCATCATGGCCGATGAAAATCGGGACGAGACAACGAATGCCGTGTCATCCGGAAAACTGACCTGGAAGATTTGTTGGGACGGCGCAAAGGGACCGGTCGCGACACGCTGGGCGGTGACGTCATTTCCCACGATTTACATCGTCGGCCCGGATGGTCAAATCGCCGACGTCAACTTGCGTGGCAGCCAATTGACCGCCAAGATCGCAGCGCTGACGCGGTGAAGAATTCAGTTCCTGAATGCCCCCATCCAAAGGCGTCCCAATGCATAACTTCGATTCGTGGACACGTCGAGAACTGCTGGCCGCGGGATTGGCAGCGTCAATTTTGCCTTGGTGTCGTCAGCCTTCGGTCACTGTGGCCCAGGAAAGAAAGCGCGCGGATGCCGCTGAGCGGAAGACCTTTCTGTTCGTGGACTGGTTTCACGTCAAAAAGGGAGATCTGCAGGTCACGCTCGACCCGGCACGAATTTCACCGGAAGGCAAAGCGCTGATCGAGAAATACGATCGCGATTTCAAGAAAAAATTCGACGTCTCGGGACACGGATACAAACCGGTCGACGTTCCGTTTGGTGTGCGAGTCACTCTGGAACCTGCTCAACGCAGCGAGCCATGGCTGCGGGCGGACAAGCCATGGGAAAAGAGCGTCACCAGTCCCACCGTTCTATTCGATGAAGGAAAATATCGCTGCTGGTACAGCGCCCTCTTGAATGATGAAAAGCAAGAGGCCACCGTCGATCAGGGCCGCGTGATGGAACTGAGCGGTAGTGCGCTGGCCTATGCTGAAAGCGAGGATGGCATCCACTGGACCAAACCCATCCTGAATCGACTGTCGTATCGCTCATCGCGCGAAAACAACCTCGTCAGCCCCTTCAATAATGGCGGCTCGATCTTTCGTGACGATCATGGCCTCGCCGAAGAACGGTACAAAGGATTTCAATTTGACGAGCTTCCGAAGGACAGCCCGGGCGCTCGGTACGGGTTGTATGGGGTGACATCTCCTGATGGATACACCTGGACGAAGAATTCCAAACCGCTGATTCGTTACTTCTGCGACACCGTCAACATCGCAGCATGGGACCCGCTGATGTCCAAGTATGTCGGATACTTTCGGCATCACCTGAGTGGGCGGACGATCTCGCGTGCTGAAACGGACGATTTTGGGGAATGGCCCGCGCCGCAACCGCTGCTGCATGCCGGTCCACTGGACGGACCGGCGCAGGACTATTACACGAGTTGCTACACAACTTACCCAGGCGAACCGTCGTTGCGACTGATGTTTCCTGCCATTTATCACCACGACAGCGATTCCGTGGACGTACGGCTATCGGTCAGCAGGGATGGCCGCGTGTTTCAGTGGGTTTCATACGATCCGATTCTCAAGCCAGGCAAAGCCGGGTCATGGGACGGAGGATCGGTTTATGCCCAGCCCAATCTGGTGCAACTTCCTGACGGACGACTCGCCCTGCCGTATGACGCCTACAACACGACTCATAACGAGATCTTCTTTTCGAACTTCTATCGCGAATACGATGCCTCAACCGGAATCGCGTGGGCCATCTGGGATGATGCACGACTCGCGGGGATTCAGGCGGATCAACTTGGGCAGTTCACGACCACCGCCGCGCTCTTCCTGGGCCAACGAATTCAACTGAATGCACGAGCCTCGCGGGCCGGCAGCGTTGAGGTCGAGCTGCGCGAGCGTGGCAAGGCTGTCCCAGGTTTTTCGTTCGACGATTTCCAACCGTTGAGCGGCGATCACATCTGGACCGATTGCCAGTGGAAGGGACAAGACAACGTCGGCGGGCTGCGTGGAAAATACCTGGAACTCGCGATCCGCCTTCGAAGCGCGAAAGTCTTCGCCTATCGATTCGCATAGCCAACCACGCCGACGGACAAACCTCTTGGAGATCGAACTCAGTATTCCTTTTAGGGAACTTGCAACGCTTTCGCGTCGAATTCAACGCGGCTCGTTCCTTTTGAGCTGTTGCCGCCGAAGAGCAGGAATTCGGGATTGCCGGCATCATTCATTTTCAGCGCCGATTCCGTATGGTCGTCGTGAACGTATGGCATCGGGCCGACACGGATGAACTTGTTTTGCGCAACGTCGAAAATAGTGGCCGAATTCAATTCGACATCGGGGCCGGTCAACGGATCATGCTCGCCGCCCGCAATGAGGATATACCGGCCGCGCAGCGCATGTCCGGCGGGAAACAGATCCCAGGCGGAATAATCACTCGTGCCGACTTGTACCCCGGACGGTGCCTCATTAAAGCCCGCCAGACTGGGCCCGGCGGTGAACTTCCTCGTCGCGACGTCAAAGAACCACGTCGCGTCCGTCGTCAACGCGTCCACCGTGTTCTGTCCCCCGGGAATGAAAATTCGCCCGTCGTACAACTCGAATGCTTTTGTGTCTTTCAGCGTGGTCGGAAGCTGAGCGGGCGATTGGGTCCAAATGTTCTTGAGTGGATCGTAGATCTCGGCATCGGTTTGAGCCCCGCCGATGACCACGACACGGCCATCCTTGAGGGTCAGCTGAGCATGCAGCGCACGGCCCGAGTGCAAGGGCGCGGCGGGTTGAAACCGATTTGTCGCGGGGTCGTAGATGTCCACCGCCGTGACGCCGGTTCCGTTCAAGTTATTTCCCGCCGCGTTGCCACCGGTGAGGATCACGCGTCCGTCGTTCAGCAGTGAGATACCGTAGCCCTGACGCGCAATGGAAAGCGTGCTCTCCACAGAGGTAAACTCGCCTGTGGCGGGATCGAACAGTTCCGCCGAGTCGACTGCGGCATCCGACTTGAATCCTGTGGAACCGCCGGCGAACAAGACTTTTCCGTTCGCCAACGTCACGGCATCCAACGACCAGCGGGGAACCTTTAGCGCCCCTGCCGACGTCCATTGCCGCTTCACGGGATCGTAAAGTTCCGCAACGGTGGTTGCCGTGGGCGTGGCGGACGTGAGATCCAATCCCCCCGCCACAACGACGCGACCGTCCTTGAGAAGTGAAGCCGCGCCAAGAACGTGAACGTTTCGGAGCGTCTTCTGTGGGTCACCGTCTGTCCAGGTTCCATAGATCTGGGCATTAACTGGACCATTCGCAACGCATAGGCAACAAATAAAAATCACCAACCATGAGAACGGCTGTGCATTCTGTCGCATATTTGAGGCCTCTGACTCGCGTTGCTGGCAACCGGGCTTTCACTGAGCGCAAAAAAAGTCTCGCAGCCCACTCGAGCCACGAGACACGGAATCAGTTCTATATGAAGTTCGAGCTCCCCTCGCAACAAGCGACGGGATTAGAACTCGCCCACCACTTGACCGTCAGCGCGACCGAGCAGCCGTTCAAACGTGCTGTCGATGAATCCCGCCCCCGAATGATCGGGAGGTGACAGTGCAGTGGCACCACCAATGCTGTTCGGCTTGTGATCGATGTTTTCGCTGATGAATCGCACCGATCCATCTCCCAAAATAAAGTGAGCGCCACCAACATGGTTGCTTGAGAAACCACGCGACTGGTGGTTGGCATTTGTCACTTGTTGATTGATCCCCCAATACGGAATCCCAACCACAGCCAGACATGCTCGGCACTGCTGATTCAAGTAACTGCCGCTCGATGCTGCAGGACTGAATCCCAAGGCATTTCCTGCACCAATGTTCAAATTCTTAATTCGGAAGGCACGTTCACCCACAAGCAATGTGTTGCTCGAACCATCGGTAAGATCTCGGATCCCGATTTTCGAATCTTGCCAAGCGACACCTGTTGGTGGGCCATAGGTCCCAAAGAAGAAGATCGTTGCGGGCGTGATGCTGTCGCCGGTATCGGCCACCATCACGTAGTTCGACGTCGCGATGGACACGTTCGCAGTGCCGTTGTTGACCTTACGGCTGTACGTTGCAAAGTCGGACTGCTGCGTCGCGTCGGCACCGAGGCTTCCGTCGAAGTTATTCAACCCTGGTGCAGTGTCGCTTGCACAACGAAAGGCGGCCAAGGGTGTCGTGAGTGCGGCAGCAGGCGCTCCCCCCGCGGCCAGCAAAGTATCCATCCGATTCGTGCCAGGGCTAAGCGTATTAAACGTGTTGCCTTGATCAAGATACGGAAGGATCAACGCGCCCCAACTCCAAATCGTTGGTTCACCGGCACCGGAAGCGGTGATGGCACTGACCCAGCCAGGTGGGAACGTGTTCGAGGTGTCGTGATAGTTGTGCAACGCCAAACCAATCTGCTTGAGATTGTTTTTGCACTGGGTGCGACGAGCTGCTTCGCGCGCTTGCTGGACAGCAGGCAACAGCAACGCGATCAAGACGGCGATGATCGCGATGACCACCAGCAACTCGATCAAGGTAAATCCGTGTCGATTCCTTGGCCTCAAAATCATGACTGACTCCAAAAGAAAAAACAGACAAAGGAAACGGTCCGACAAAAGACCGTTTAGAACAGACGAACACTCGCTAGAAGGAAACCACAAACCGTGGTGAATTCGAACTTTTTTGAGACGCGCTCAGTCCAGAATTTCTTTCGTCTTTTTGGTCGGCGCTGGTTTCGCTTTCGCATCCGACTCCAGATCGAAATCGAACACGTTCTTGCCGGCTTTGACTTCGGCCGTCAGTTCGGATTTCTCTTGATATTTCGAGGGGATGGGATGCGACGGTGCACCCGTGGTAGGGGCAAAGATGCTCACTTTATTCAGACCAATCTTGCAGCCGTAAACCTGATACAGGTATTGAAGTTGGTACTTCCCCTGCTTATCAGTCAGTCCCGTGGCTGGTCGCCCGTTTTCTGGCATAAACGTCACGATCACGTCGCTCAGCGGTTCCCCGTCGATCTTGACCGATCCGGAAACCTGACCTATTGGCGGCCGATCGCCTTGGCTACATCCATTAATCATACCGGTCACGATCAGTACCATTATCGGTACGACAAATCTTGAACAATGCATAGTGAGTTTGAGTTCCCTGAGAGTCCGAGAAATAAGACAACGATGGAAAAAAACAGGAACCTTGACGGGCTCAATTCGATGAATTCAGGTCGCGATCAAACGAGTCGTCGCGACAAATTAGTGGATTGATTCAACGTCGAGAGTGTTCGCAGCACAGCTGTCTGTTGGTCATCTCGATGCGAAGAAAACACGAGTTCTCACGGTGTAACCCATGACGAATATCGAAAATTTGAACTGGGTACAGAGCCCGCCGGAACCGCAAAAAACGAATGGCAATGACATGGGACAAATGTCATCGTAAAGCCGAGTCAAATTTTGGATCGAACGCAATCAGCAGGAAGTTCAGGATCAAGTGGCTTGCCAGTGCGACAAGTGGCACTGAACATATATTCACATGCCCATCTAATGTGAGATTTCGTGAGCGCTTGAAGAGCCTTTGATCAGTACTTATAGGCGTCGTCAGCCTGTCTGTCTATGAAAATTTAACGGAAATTTCATATGTAACTCAACTTACTTGTTTCAGATTGGCTTGATTGGCTTCGGATTCAGAAATGACCAATTTGGGACGCCCCCAACTTCGGTTTTGGCAGACAAGTACGATGCGACTTTTCGAGGTGGTCGAAGTCCGAGGCGATTGACTGTACGATCGTCTGTTCGGAAATCGAAATGCCGATTCATCAATCCACGCCTACAAGAGCTTCTACCTATGAAGACTGCCACAGGTTGCACGGTAATTTCCCACGGAACCGCGATTTTAGGAACTGGCGCGGCGCCGATCCCCGACGCGACCGTGATCGTTCGCGACGGAAAGATCGATTATGTTGGCCCCACGGCACTCGCTCCGCTGATTGATCGCTCCGCAACGACGATCAATGCACGAGGCGGGACGATCATGCCCGGATTGATCGAAGCCCATTTTCATCCGACGTACTTCAACGTCGAAGCTCTCGAAGACCTGGACATCAAGTACCCCGTCGAATACGTCACGCTCTTGGCGGCGGCAAATGCCAAGCTGGCACTGGAATGCGGGTACACCGCCGCCCGTAGTGGGGGCAGCCTGTTTAACGTCGATGTCTGGTTGAAGAAAGCGATTGAGAGCGACCTGATTCCCGGTCCGCGGCTTGCTGCGAGCGGTCGAGAAATCTGCGGTGTCGGTGGCCTGATGGATTGGAACCCCGACTACCGTAAGATCGGCATGGACGGGTTGGTCCTGCTGATCAATGGGGCGGACGAAGCCCGATCCGCGGTACGGAAGCTGGTCAAGGATGGGATCGAATGGGTGAAAACCTACCCAACGGGTGATGCCGCATCACCCGACGTCAACGACCATCACACGCTGTGCATGACCTTTGAAGAAATGCATGCCGTGGTCGCCACGGCACACAATCACGGCCTAAAAGTCACCGGGCACTGCCGAGCCACAGAGGGCATCAAAAACGCACTTCGCGCCGGCTATGACACGCTCGAACACGGGACATTCGTCGACGACGAAGCGCTCGACATGATCCTGGAGCGAAATACCCCCGTGATTCCGGCGCTCTATTTCGAGCTGGCCAGTATTGAGCGCGGCCCCGAGTTCAAACTGTCGTCCCGCGTGATCGACGGACATCGCGAAACACTCGAAGGCGGTGCCGAAAGTGCACGGCGAATCTTCAAAGCGGGCGGCCGAATCGGATTGGGCGGCGACTATGGATTTGGCTGGAATCCGCACGGGCAATACGCTCGCGAACTGACTTTCTTCG
This genomic interval from Schlesneria paludicola DSM 18645 contains the following:
- a CDS encoding carboxypeptidase regulatory-like domain-containing protein translates to MTGMINGCSQGDRPPIGQVSGSVKIDGEPLSDVIVTFMPENGRPATGLTDKQGKYQLQYLYQVYGCKIGLNKVSIFAPTTGAPSHPIPSKYQEKSELTAEVKAGKNVFDFDLESDAKAKPAPTKKTKEILD
- a CDS encoding metal-dependent hydrolase family protein; protein product: MKTATGCTVISHGTAILGTGAAPIPDATVIVRDGKIDYVGPTALAPLIDRSATTINARGGTIMPGLIEAHFHPTYFNVEALEDLDIKYPVEYVTLLAAANAKLALECGYTAARSGGSLFNVDVWLKKAIESDLIPGPRLAASGREICGVGGLMDWNPDYRKIGMDGLVLLINGADEARSAVRKLVKDGIEWVKTYPTGDAASPDVNDHHTLCMTFEEMHAVVATAHNHGLKVTGHCRATEGIKNALRAGYDTLEHGTFVDDEALDMILERNTPVIPALYFELASIERGPEFKLSSRVIDGHRETLEGGAESARRIFKAGGRIGLGGDYGFGWNPHGQYARELTFFVNYVGFTPMETLTCATKTGAEILGREHELGTLETGKLADVLVVEGDVLADISILEDRQRLIAVMQGGVVKAGQLVRPPTI